The following proteins are encoded in a genomic region of Xanthomonas cassavae CFBP 4642:
- a CDS encoding amino acid synthesis family protein — protein sequence MSLIRKTVLHIETVHVDGGRVAAKPLTLIAAAAVIQNPWAGRGYVEDLSPEIRALGPQLSHHLTDLILGELGSGDAVEAFGKSAVVGLSGELEHASALIHTLHFGNIYRNAVKAKSYLAFTNTRGPANSPIVLPMMDKNDEGRRSHYLTVQFAISDAPAADELVIVLGAATTGRPHHRIGDRYQDLKELGHDLSNPAAV from the coding sequence ATGAGCCTGATACGAAAAACCGTTCTCCATATCGAAACCGTCCACGTCGACGGTGGTCGCGTGGCAGCCAAGCCGCTCACGCTGATTGCCGCCGCAGCGGTGATCCAGAATCCGTGGGCGGGCCGCGGCTACGTGGAAGATCTTTCGCCGGAGATCAGGGCGCTGGGGCCGCAGCTGAGTCACCACCTCACGGACCTGATCCTGGGCGAGCTCGGCTCCGGCGATGCGGTGGAGGCCTTCGGCAAGAGCGCGGTGGTCGGCTTGAGCGGTGAACTGGAACATGCCTCGGCGCTCATCCACACGCTGCATTTCGGCAACATCTATCGCAACGCGGTCAAGGCAAAGTCCTACCTGGCCTTCACCAACACGCGCGGCCCGGCCAACAGCCCGATCGTGTTGCCGATGATGGACAAGAACGATGAAGGTCGCCGTTCGCACTACCTCACGGTGCAGTTTGCGATTTCCGATGCGCCGGCCGCCGACGAACTGGTGATCGTGCTGGGTGCAGCAACCACCGGCCGTCCGCACCATCGCATCGGCGACCGTTATCAGGATCTCAAAGAGCTTGGCCATGACCTCTCGAATCCTGCCGCTGTCTGA
- a CDS encoding GntR family transcriptional regulator, translated as MNLRIDHTPVTLREKCQEKLRNAIITGYFPSGARLVERTLCEQLGVSRSVVREVIRYLQAEGLVEVRPQKGPIVAVLNWNVANQVYRIRMVMEQAAVADCVRNLTDESASEIMQACERLRLSYDSPKIANVLEASSALYETIFRVGNNPIAWEIVQRLNGRISRLRAMTMTHKAREKTGFERIRAICEAICVQRDDAAARDRVAEHIREAQAIAYTLLEGEPR; from the coding sequence ATGAATCTGAGAATCGACCACACCCCGGTGACACTTCGGGAGAAATGCCAGGAGAAATTGCGCAACGCGATCATCACGGGCTATTTCCCGTCGGGTGCACGGCTGGTTGAACGCACCTTGTGCGAACAGCTGGGTGTCAGCCGTTCCGTGGTGCGGGAGGTGATCCGCTACCTGCAGGCCGAAGGGCTGGTCGAGGTACGTCCTCAAAAAGGCCCGATCGTCGCAGTGCTCAACTGGAATGTGGCCAACCAGGTCTACCGGATTCGCATGGTGATGGAGCAGGCGGCCGTAGCCGACTGCGTGCGAAACCTCACCGATGAATCGGCCAGTGAGATCATGCAGGCGTGTGAACGGCTCCGGCTGTCGTACGATTCACCCAAAATCGCAAACGTGCTCGAAGCGTCGTCTGCCTTGTACGAAACCATCTTTCGGGTAGGCAACAACCCTATCGCATGGGAGATTGTCCAGCGCCTCAATGGCCGTATCAGTCGCCTGCGTGCGATGACGATGACCCACAAGGCACGAGAGAAAACCGGATTCGAGCGAATTCGCGCGATCTGCGAGGCAATTTGTGTACAGCGCGATGACGCCGCTGCGCGCGACCGGGTGGCCGAACACATCAGGGAAGCCCAAGCCATCGCATACACCCTTCTTGAGGGAGAACCACGCTGA
- a CDS encoding alpha/beta fold hydrolase gives MTSRILPLSDGRQVHYLEQGRGEPLVLIHGVGMQAAAWGPQIARFAGTFRVVAVDMPGHGQSSLMPGEPALTDYVSWMSAFISALDLGPVNLAGHSMGALIAAGVAIERPDLVKRLAVINGVHLRTEAARAAVIARSNELVSGRLDVDTPLQRWFCEESTDASLVEDVRSWLENVDMQGYAAAYRAFARGDASYANRWNEVTCPALVLTGADDGNSTPAMAETMARLARNAKAVVIPEERHMVNLTAPTKVNAAMAEWLETTTR, from the coding sequence ATGACCTCTCGAATCCTGCCGCTGTCTGACGGCCGGCAGGTCCATTATCTGGAGCAGGGGAGAGGGGAGCCCCTGGTCCTGATCCACGGCGTGGGCATGCAGGCCGCCGCATGGGGGCCGCAGATCGCCCGCTTTGCCGGCACGTTCCGGGTCGTCGCGGTGGACATGCCCGGCCATGGCCAAAGCAGCCTGATGCCTGGCGAACCGGCACTGACCGACTACGTGTCCTGGATGTCGGCGTTCATCAGCGCACTGGACCTGGGCCCGGTGAATCTGGCCGGACATTCGATGGGTGCGCTGATCGCCGCAGGCGTGGCGATCGAGCGACCAGATCTGGTCAAGCGCCTGGCAGTCATCAACGGTGTCCACCTACGGACCGAGGCGGCCCGTGCGGCGGTGATCGCTCGCTCCAACGAGCTTGTCAGTGGCCGCCTGGACGTCGATACCCCGTTGCAACGCTGGTTCTGCGAAGAATCCACCGACGCTTCGCTGGTCGAGGATGTGCGCAGCTGGCTGGAAAACGTGGACATGCAAGGGTATGCCGCCGCTTACCGGGCATTCGCGCGTGGCGATGCCAGCTACGCAAACCGCTGGAATGAAGTGACCTGCCCTGCCTTGGTGCTGACCGGCGCCGACGATGGCAATTCCACACCCGCCATGGCCGAAACGATGGCCCGGCTGGCGCGCAATGCCAAGGCCGTGGTCATTCCCGAAGAACGCCACATGGTCAATCTGACCGCACCGACCAAAGTCAACGCTGCAATGGCCGAATGGCTGGAGACCACGACGCGCTGA